CGCAACATCCGGACACTGGTGGACGAGGGGTGGCTCACCACCGTCGAGTTGCCTGGTGAGGTTCCGCGCTACGAATTGCGCGGCAAGCCGCACCATCATCACTTTCGGTGTCGCAATTGCGACCGGGTTTACGAGGTAACGGGATGCGTTGGATCGCTCGACGAGCTGGTGCCCCCGGGATTCT
This sequence is a window from Gemmatimonadales bacterium. Protein-coding genes within it:
- a CDS encoding transcriptional repressor, which produces MERNTRQRGAIRRAFQRADRPLGTGEVLELARSEVGGLGIATVYRNIRTLVDEGWLTTVELPGEVPRYELRGKPHHHHFRCRNCDRVYEVTGCVGSLDELVPPGF